In Haemorhous mexicanus isolate bHaeMex1 chromosome 6, bHaeMex1.pri, whole genome shotgun sequence, a single window of DNA contains:
- the LOC132328728 gene encoding NACHT, LRR and PYD domains-containing protein 12-like: MKDVSHSGMTCCSSQEHKWDSKKHVVQESRQDRELGACPRESPSLHRRFTTLTITREPQSKCRAKDGAMGTGLGSASASSGAATTTTTMLFEPSGDGQTPQVVVLVGAPGMGKTTMVRKVMVEWGEGALHKQFDFVFCIDCKAIVLPMEASVADLVSRCCPGLQVPAGKILDDQKKILFIFDGFEALGFSLVQPEAELSSDLREVKPLELTLMSLLKKTLLPEASLLITMRPTALGSLRQCLKGENYVEILGFSAARREEYFYRYFENPNKADVAFRFVRGNEILYSLCVIPVMSWTICTILEQELCGKKNLLECSKTTAGMMMFYLSQLLKHRDRDNPQVLQQFLLQLCSLAAEGIWKHKVLFEEKEIKNCGLDLPGLLPYFLNERVPREGEDHESVYAFTHLHLQEFFAAMFYVLEDDGKTISSLGRPEKDVKKLLESYKSRKDLNVTVRFLFGLVSQKSIEYMDKTIGCRISPQARKELLEWLQERHRGLSDPGQALKVSELDTFHFLFEMNEKSFAQSALGHFTDLDLQDTRLNLYDQMALSFCIQHWAGLGSITLHGCSFHWRDPEAELDVSVPCSGVSGGGGHPSALVVRRREELPCPIHLLCRALRHRDSALRVLRLRWCRLSESCCAELAALLAEHPGLAQLELADSSLGDSGVRLLCEGLRTPGCRLRILRLRYSRITSASCEDLAAVLGTNTSLEELDLSFSEGLRNAGVELLCEGLQHCACPLQTLRLGSCRLSGTSCPALAALLLQRPRLTCLDLSDNELGAQGVLELCQQLRHPACPLRSLGLSTDGFSQALLHELDALRALQPGLNIGNLLEHDVPQAGAMARLPCHRGVLPGGRKALPSFRRPPIL, translated from the exons ATGAAGGACGTTTCTCACAGTGGAATGActtgctgcagcagccaag AGCACAAGTGGGACAGCAAAAAGCACGTGGTCCAGGAGTCCCGCCAGGACAGGGAGCTGGGTGCCTGTCCCAGGGAGAGCCCATCCCTCCACAGACGCTTCACCACCCTGACCATCACCAGGGAGCCTCAGAGCAAGTGCAGAGCCAAGGATGGAGCCATGGGAACTGGCCTGGGAAGTGCCAGCGCCAGCAGCGGAgcagccaccaccaccaccaccatgcTGTTTGAACCCAGTGGAGATGGGCAAACCCCGCAGGTTGTGGTGCTGGTGGgggccccagggatggggaagacAACGATGGTCAGGAAGGTGATGGtggagtggggagaaggggcaCTCCACAAGCAGTTTGACTTTGTCTTCTGCATTGACTGCAAAGCCATCGTCCTTCCCATGGAAGCCAGCGTGGCAGACCTGGTTTCACGGTGCTGTCCTGGCCTGCAAGTGCCAGCTGGGAAGATCCTGGATGACCAGAAGAAGATCCTGTTCATTTTTGATGGCTTCGAGGCCCTGGGGTTTTCCTTGGTTCAGCCTGAAGCTGAACTGAGCTCTGACCTCAGGGAGGTGAAGCCGCTGGAGCTCACCCTAATGAGCTTGTTGAAGAAGACTCTGCTCCCGGAAGCCTCTTTGCTCATCACCATGAGGCCAACAGCTCTTGGAAGCCTGAGGCAGTGCTTGAAGGGTGAGAATTACGTGGAGATACTGGGATTTTcggcagccaggagggaggagTATTTCTACAGGTATTTTGAGAACCCCAACAAAGCAGACGTGGCCTTCAGGTTTGTCAGAGGCAATGAGATCCTCTATAGCTTGTGTGTCATCCCTGTCATGAGCTGGACCATCTGCACCATCCTTGAACAAGAGCTTTGTGGGAAGAAAAACCTCCTTGAGTGCTCCAAAACCACCGCAGGGATGATGATGTTCTACCTCTCCCAATTACtgaagcacagggacagggacaaccCACAGGTCCTCCAGCAGTTTCTACTCCAGCTTTGCTCCTTGGCTGCCGAGGGTATCTGGAAGCACAAGGTCCTCTTTGAGGAGAAGGAAATCAAGAACTGTGGCTTGGACCTGCCAGGTCTTCTCCCCTACTTCCTCAATGAAAGGGTCCCAAGGGAAGGAGAAGACCATGAGAGTGTCTATGCTTTCACCCACCTGCACCTCCAGGAGTTTTTTGCAGCAATGTTTTATGTTCTGGAGGATGATGGAAAAACGATCAGCAGCTTGGGGAGGCCTGAGAAGGATGTAAAGAAATTATTAGAAAGCTACAAGTCCAGAAAGGATTTGAATGTAACAGTGCGATTCCTCTTTGGTCTGGTCAGCCAGAAATCCATAGAGTACATGGACAAAACCATTGGGTGCAGAATTTCACCACAAGCCaggaaagagctgctggagtggcttcAGGAGAGGCACAGAGGCCTCTCCGACCCTGGCCAAGCACTGAAGGTTTCGGAGTTGGACACTTTTCACTTCTTGTTCGAGATGAACGAGAAGAGCTTTGCACAAAGTGCATTGGGTCATTTCACTGACCTGGACTTGCAGGACACCAGGCTGAACCTGTACGACCAGATGGCTCTTTCCTTCTGCAtccagcactgggctgggctgggctccatCACCCTTCATGGATGCTCCTTCCACTGGCGGGAtcctgaggcagagctggatgTGTCAGTGCCTTG ctctggagtcTCGGGAGGCGGAGGACATCCCAGTGCCCTTGTAGTGCGCCGACgggaggagctgccctgccccatccacctgctctgccGGGCTCTGCGGCACCGCGACAGTGCCCTGCGGGTGCTCCG GCTGCGGTGGTGCCGGCTGTCCGAGAGCTGCTGTGCGGAGCTGGCAGCGCTGCTGGCGGAGCACCCGggcctggcccagctggagctggctgacAGCTCGCTGGGTGACAGTGGCGTGCGCCTCCTCTGTGAGGGGCTGCGGACTCCGGGCTGCCGACTGCGCATCCTGCG GCTGCGGTATTCCCGCATCACCAGTGCCAGCTGCGAGGACCTTGCCGCTGTGCTGGGCACCAACACCAGCCTAGAGGAGCTGGATTTGTCCTTCAGCGAAGGCCTGCGCAATGCCGGCGTGGAGCTGCTGTGTGAGGGGCTCCAGCACTGTGCCTGCCCGCTACAGACACTGCG GCTGGGCAGCTGCCGGCTGTCGGGCACCTcctgtccagccctggctgcgCTGCTGCTGCAGCGGCCCCGTCTCACCTGCCTGGACCTGAGTGACAATGAGCTGGGAGCCCAGGGTgtcctggagctctgccagcagctccggCATCCTGCTTGCCCGCTGAGGAGCCTGGG GCTGAGCACGGACGGATtcagccaggccctgctgcacGAACTGGACGCCCTCCGGGCGCTGCAGCCCGGCCTCAACATCGGCAACCTCCTGGAGCACGACGTGCCGCAGGCAGGGGCCATGGCCCGCCTGCCCTGCCACCGCGGGGTGCTGCCGGGGGGCAGGAAGGCGCTGCCCTCCTTCAGGAGACCTCCCATCCTTTAG
- the LOC132328305 gene encoding uncharacterized protein LOC132328305, whose amino-acid sequence MGPLVALGLLVCVRLCGGSGQLRLVGGGGRCAGRVEVKHDGEWGSVCFLGRDGEARWAEVVCRQLGCGRVARASSSAPFGQGSGRIWLQPFFCNGNEDMLRNCSHFGWGRHLCGHEQDVGVICTDAVELRLSGGGNPCAGRVEVKLQGHWGSVADDSWDVKDAEVVCQQLGCGSASGASSALERFGVGDGLVSLALVDCSGDEATLWDCEIRGWGPYNSSIHALDTAVVCQGFSRLVGGDGGCAGRLEVRQDQAWVGVCEDEVDMKVAQVVCRELGCGEVVAIAGSGRFGAVSGSLWDGGFQCNGSEPLLSACARRPPQSQVCTGPASVICSSYTGFRLENGSSGCSGRVEVAVRGTWGSVCASEWDLADAHVLCRHLGCGRAFSVPAGGSFGSGEGPLRPDAFGCSGSERHPGECPVAVLGKPPCAPGNAAAVNCSGTVESLRLVKGETRCEGFLELATNSNNWRRVPGEVSLLRNLSNVCLELGCGGLGKSRVVHGKFYLMEINRMERHILENMIETTVQRTTDLATRTIPEDYFGSSYDLMTTAPADIPHGTYIVCSGSLQVRLVGSPGRCAGRVEVYSGGSWSSVCGEGWELQDAAVVCRELGCGTALEAPGWARFGAGTGPLWPYSPDCSGSEGSLWECGRTERRECGSGGGAGAVCSEQLSVRLAEGPGRCAGFLEIFQNSTWRRVCNNGTSNGTAATVCRQLGCGDRGWLSGFPAQEPTDAWLAWVGCEDGARSLWQCPSAPWHLQSCGTDGHIHVECEEHSDGITEGHTSPYAEGGTSTGVPSRTPLAVAVGSVPLPTVLCVVLGTLLCLSLGALALLLCRARAQCRGPGRAADAISNAVYEELDYKAMPEYQEVPTPPGSLLEGWVKKLLYDRGDSVQGSDSKAAPDAPAQPDQGTLDGYDDVLDVPPDASTGDISEAVARQRWISVLPTGERAPSCRVPSAEPLHGRLWLWGRAGPSSRSMGAVVRAQVGFVSGTRICLAPQALFCAVSKHPAVAGQAGHGPCLRHVVLREVADVEAGLQRPEGVQFVQRGLAESVRAQPGRGGGRRRGEGVGGGLAEVLREGQEGVGCEVAVREVPAGPTGDQWSRSCEWVSVPSEQVDPCTGNALPESPVKGSGQLRLVGGGGRCAGRVEVKHDGEWGSVCFLGRDGEARWAEVVCRQLGCGRVARASSSAPFGQGSGRIWLQPFFCNGTEDGLEDCSHFDWGQHFCGHEQDVGVTCADAVELRLSGGGNPCAGRVEVKLQGHWGSVADDSWDVKDAEVVCQQLGCGSASAASSALERFGVGDGLVSLALVDCSGDEATLWDCEIRGWGPYNSSIHALDTAVVCQGFSRLVGGDGGCAGRLEVRQDQAWVGVCEDEVDMKVALVVCRELGCGEVVAIAGSGRFGAVSGSLWDGGFQCNGSEPLLSACARRPPQSQACTGPAGVICSSYTGFRLGNGSSGCSGRVEVAVRGTWGSVCASEWDLADAHVLCRHLGCGRAFSVPAGGSFGSGEGPLRPDAFGCSGSERHPGECPVAVLGKPPCAPGNAAAVNCSGTVESLRLVKGETRCEGFLELAISTGEWRRVPGEVSLLRNLSNVCLVLGCGGLEKSRVVRGQSYLQDIDQKEWDILEMVVKTIKRMTTVLATRTIDDYYFWADYRYMTTAPADIPHGTSIVCSGSLQVRLVGSPGRCAGRVEVYSGGSWSSVCGEGWELQDAAVVCRELGCGTALEAPGWARFGAGTGPLWPYSPDCSGSEGSLWDCGRTERRECGSGGGAGAVCSEQLSVRLAGGPGRCAGFLEIFQNSTWRRVCKNGTSNGTAATVCRQLGCGDRGWLSGVPAQEPTDAWLAWVGCEDGARSLWQCPSAPWHLQSCGTDGHVHVECEEHSDGITEGHTSPYAEGGTSTGVPSRTALAVAVGSVPVPTVLCVVLGTLLCLSLGALALLLCRARAQRRGPGRAADAISNAVYEELDYKAMPEYQEVPTPPGSLLEGWVKKLLSDSGDSVEGSDTEAAPDPPAQPKQGIPDGYDDVLDVPQEPPDASTGDISEAVARQRWISVLPTGGIYSPPSHPGATRDHLEQIPGRMDYDDVGSSTLGTLP is encoded by the exons ATGGGACctctggtggctctggggctgctcgTGTGCGTGCGGCTGTGCGGGG GCTCCGGGCAGCTGCGTCTGgtgggcggcggcgggcgctgtGCCGGGCGCGTGGAGGTGAAGCACGACGGTGAGTGGGGCTCCGTGTGCTTCTTGGGGCGGGACGGGGAAGCTCGCTGGGCCGAGGTGGTGTGCcggcagctgggctgtggccgGGTGGCCAGGGCGTCCTCGTCCGCCCCGTTCGGGCAGGGCAGCGGGCGGATCTGGCTGCAGCCCTTCTTCTGCAACGGCAACGAGGATATGCTCAGGAACTGCTCACACTTCGGATGGGGCCGGCATTTGTGCGGCCACGAGCAGGATGTGGGGGTGATCTGCACAG ATGCTGTGGAGCTGAGGCTGTCGGGCGGTGGCAATCCCTGTGCCGGGAGGGTGGAGGTgaagctgcagggacactggggctcGGTGGCAGACGACAGCTGGGACGTGAAGGACGCCGAGGTGGtttgccagcagctgggctgtggctcgGCTTCCGGAGCCTCCTCCGCCCTCGAGCGCTTTGGCGTAGGGGACGGGCTCGTCAGCCTGGCCCTGGTGGACTGCAGTGGGGACGAGGCCACGCTCTGGGACTGCGAGATCCGTGGCTGGGGACCCTATAACAGCAGCATCCATGCTTTGGACACGGCCGTTGTCTGCCAAG GCTTTTCACGGCTGGTTGGTGGCGATGGAGGCTGTGCCGGGCGGCTGGAGGTGCGTCAGGACCAGGCCTGGGTCGGTGTCTGTGAGGATGAGGTGGACATGAAGGTGGCCCAGGTggtgtgcagggagctgggctgcggTGAGGTGGTCGCGATCGCCGGCAGTGGCCGATTTGGGGCAGTGTCGGGATCGCTCTGGGACGGGGGCTTCCAGTGCAATGGCAGCGAGCCCCTGCTCAGTGCCTGTGCCCGGCGTCCGCCCCAGAGCCAGGTCTGCACCGGCCCTGCCAGCGTCATCTGCTCCT CCTACACGGGCTTCCGGCTGGAGAACGGCAGCTCGGGATGCTCCGGGCGAGTGGAGGTGGCAGTGAGGGGGACGTGGGGCTCGGTGTGCGCCAGCGAGTGGGACCTGGCCGATGCGCACGTCCTGTGCCGCCACCTGGGCTGCGGCCGCGCCTTCAGCGTGCCCGCGGGAGGCTCCTTCGGCAGCGGGGAGGGGCCGCTGCGGCCGGACGCCTTCGGCTGCAGCGGGAGCGAGCGGCACCCGGGCGAGTGCCCCGTGGCCGTGCTGGGGAAGCCCCCGTGTGCCCCCGGAAACGCCGCCGCCGTCAACTGCTCAG GCACCGTCGAGTCCCTGCGGCTGGTGAAGGGTGAGACCCGGTGTGAGGGGTTTCTGGAGTTGGCCACAAACAGCAACAACTGGCGCCGTGTACCAGGAGAGGTTTCGCTCCTTCGGAATTTGAGCAATGTGTgcttggagctgggctgtggaggACTGGGGAAGAGTCGTGTTGTCCATGGGAAGTTCTACCTGATGGAAATCAACCGCATGGAGAGGCACATCTTGGAAAACATGATCGAAACCACTGTCCAGAGGACCACTGATCTTGCCACTAGGACCATACCTGAGGATTATTTTGGGAGTAGTTACGATTTAATGACCACTGCACCAGCTGACATCCCTCATGGAACCTACATTGTGTGCTCAG GCAGCCTGCAGGTGAGGCTGGTGGGGAGCCCTGGGCGCTGTGCCGGCCGTGTGGAGGTCTATTCcggaggcagctggagctcgGTCTGCGGGgaaggctgggagctgcaggacgcGGCCGTTGTGTGccgggagctgggctgtggcacgGCCCTGGAGGCCCCGGGCTGGGCGCGCTTCGGTGCCGGCACGGGGCCGCTGTGGCCGTACAGCCCCGACTGCTCCGGCTCCGAGGGGTCTCTGTGGGAATGCGGGCGCACGGAACGGCGCGAGTGtgggagcggcggcggggcaggggcCGTCTGCTcag agcagctctccgTGCGGCTGGCAGAGGGCCCTGGGCGCTGTGCCGGGTttctggagatattccagaacaGCACCTGGAGGCGCGTGTGCAACAACGGCACCAGCAACGGCACCGCTGCCACTGTCTGCCgccagctgggctgtggtgaCAGGGGCTGGCTCTCAGGtttccctgcccaggagccGACCGATGCCTGGCTGGCCTGGGTGGGCTGTGAGGACGGGGCCCGCTCACTCTGGCAGTGCCCCTCAGCAccctggcacctgcagagctgtggcaccGATGGGCACATCCATGTGGAGTGTGAGGAGCACAGTGATGGCATCACTGAGGGACACACTAGCCCATATGCAGAGGGTGGCACCAGTACAG gtgtccccagcagaaCGCCCCTGGCAGTGGCCGTGGGGTCTGTGCCTTTGCCCACCGTGCTGTGCGTGGTGCTGGGGACgctgctgtgcctgtccctgggtgccctggccctgctgctgtgccgtGCCCGTGCCCAATGCCGAG gccctggcagagctgcagatgcCATCTCCAACGCTGTCTACGAGGAGCTGGATTACAAAGCCATGCCCGAGTACCAGGAGGTGCCCACTCCCCCAG GTTCCCTGTTGGAGGGATGGGTGAAGAAGCTACTGTatgacagaggggacagcgtgCAGGGGAGTGACAGCAAGGCAGCCCCAG atgcccctgcccagcccgaTCAAGGAACCCTGGATGGCTACGACGATGTCCTGGATGTGCCCCCTGAtgccagcactggggacatCTCCGAGGCAGTGGCACGGCAGAGGTGGATCTCTGTCCTCCCCACAGGTGAAAGGGCTCCCAGCTGCCGtgtcccctctgcagagccactccATGGCAGGCTTTGGCTGTGGGGGCGGGCAGGACCCAGCAGCAGATCCATGGGTGCTGTGGTCAGAGCCCAGGTGGGCTTTGTCAGTGGGACACGTATCTGCCTGGCCCCTCAGGCACTTTTCTGTGCTGTCTCCAAG CACCCCGCGGTGGCAGGGCAGGCGGGCCATGGCCCCTGCCTGCGGCACGTCGTGCTCCGGGAGGTTGCCGATGTTGAGGCCGGGCTGCAGCGCCCGGAGGGCGTCCAGTTCGTGCAGCGGGGCCTGGCTGAATCCGTCCGTGCTCAGCCTGGGCGTGGAGGGGgcaggagaagaggagaaggTGTCGGAG GCGGGCTGGCGGAGGTGCTGcgagaggggcaggagggcgTGGGCTGTGAGGTGGCTGTGAGGGAGGTGCCGGCAG GGCCAACGGGGGATCAGTGGAGCCGCAGCTGTGAATGGGTGTCAGTGCCATCAGAGCAAGTGGATCCCTGCACTGGGAATGCCCTGCCCGAGAGTCCTGTGAAGG GCTCCGGGCAGCTGCGTCTGgtgggcggcggcgggcgctgtGCCGGGCGCGTGGAGGTGAAGCACGACGGTGAGTGGGGCTCCGTGTGCTTCTTGGGGCGGGACGGGGAAGCTCGCTGGGCCGAGGTGGTGTGCcggcagctgggctgtggccgGGTGGCCAGGGCGTCCTCGTCCGCCCCGTTCGGGCAGGGCAGCGGGCGGATCTGGCTGCAGCCCTTCTTCTGCAACGGCACCGAGGATGGGCTGGAGGACTGCTCGCACTTCGACTGGGGCCAGCATTTCTGCGGCCACGAGCAGGATGTGGGGGTGACCTGCGCAG ATGCTGTGGAGCTGAGGCTGTCGGGCGGCGGCAATCCCTGTGCCGGGAGGGTGGAGGTgaagctgcagggacactggggctcGGTGGCAGACGACAGCTGGGACGTGAAGGACGCCGAGGTGGtttgccagcagctgggctgtggctcgGCTTCCGCTGCCTCCTCCGCCCTCGAGCGCTTTGGCGTAGGGGACGGGCTCGTCAGCCTGGCCCTGGTGGACTGCAGTGGCGACGAAGCCACGCTCTGGGACTGCGAGATCCGTGGCTGGGGACCCTATAACAGCAGCATCCATGCTTTGGACACGGCCGTTGTCTGCCAAG GCTTTTCACGGCTGGTTGGTGGCGATGGAGGCTGTGCCGGGCGGCTGGAGGTGCGTCAGGACCAGGCCTGGGTCGGTGTCTGTGAGGATGAGGTGGACATGAAGGTGGCCCTGGTggtgtgcagggagctgggctgcggTGAGGTGGTCGCGATCGCCGGCAGTGGCCGTTTTGGGGCAGTGTCGGGATCGCTCTGGGACGGGGGCTTCCAGTGCAATGGCAGCGAGCCCCTGCTCAGTGCCTGTGCCCGGCGTCCGCCCCAGAGCCAGGCCTGCACCGGCCCTGCCGGCGTCATCTGCTCCT CCTACACGGGCTTCCGGCTGGGGAACGGCAGCTCGGGATGCTCCGGGCGAGTGGAGGTGGCAGTGAGGGGGACGTGGGGCTCGGTGTGCGCCAGCGAGTGGGACCTGGCCGATGCGCACGTCCTGTGCCGCCACCTGGGCTGCGGCCGCGCCTTCAGCGTGCCCGCGGGAGGCTCCTTCGGCAGCGGGGAGGGGCCGCTGCGGCCGGACGCCTTCGGCTGCAGCGGGAGCGAGCGGCACCCGGGCGAGTGCCCCGTGGCCGTGCTGGGGAAGCCCCCGTGTGCCCCTGGAAACGCCGCCGCCGTCAACTGCTCAG GCACCGTCGAGTCCCTGAGGCTGGTGAAGGGTGAGACTCGATGCGAGGGGTTTCTGGAGTTGGCCATAAGCACCGGGGAGTGGCGCcgtgtgccaggagaggtttcgCTCCTTCGGAATTTGAGCAACGTGTGCttggtgctgggctgtggaggGCTGGAGAAGAGTCGTGTTGTCCGCGGGCAGTCCTACTTGCAGGATATCGACCAGAAGGAGTGGGATATCTTGGAAATGGTGGTCAAAACCATCAAGAGGATGACCACTGTTCTGGCCACTAGGACCATAGATGACTATTATTTTTGGGCCGACTACCGGTACATGACCACTGCACCGGCTGACATCCCTCATGGCACCAGCATTGTCTGCTCAG gcagcctgcaggTGAGGCTGGTGGGGAGCCCTGGGCGCTGTGCCGGCCGTGTGGAGGTCTATTCcggaggcagctggagctcgGTCTGCGGGgaaggctgggagctgcaggacgcGGCCGTTGTGTGccgggagctgggctgtggcacgGCCCTGGAGGCCCCGGGCTGGGCGCGCTTCGGTGCCGGCACGGGGCCGCTGTGGCCGTACAGCCCCGACTGCTCCGGCTCCGAGGGGTCTCTGTGGGATTGCGGGCGCACGGAACGGCGCGAGTGtgggagcggcggcggggcaggggcCGTCTGCTCAG agcagctctccgTGCGGCTGGCAGGGGGCCCTGGGCGCTGTGCCGGGTttctggagatattccagaacaGCACCTGGAGGCGCGTGTGCAAGAACGGCACCAGCAACGGCACCGCTGCCACTGTCTGCcgccagctgggctgtggggacaggggctggctctcaggtgtccctgcccaggagccgACCGATGCCTGGCTGGCCTGGGTGGGCTGTGAGGACGGGGCCCGCTCGCTCTGGCAGTGCCCCTCAGCAccctggcacctgcagagctgtggcaccGATGGGCACGTCCATGTGGAGTGTGAGGAGCACAGTGATGGCATCACTGAGGGACACACTAGCCCATATGCAGAGGGTGGCACCAGCACAG gtgtccccagcagaaCGGCCCTGGCAGTGGCCGTGgggtctgtgcctgtgcccaccGTGCTGTGCGTGGTGCTGGGGACgctgctgtgcctgtccctgggtgccctggccctgctgctgtgccgtGCCCGTGCCCAACGCCGAG gccctggcagagctgcagatgcCATCTCCAACGCTGTCTATGAGGAGCTGGATTACAAAGCCATGCCCGAGTACCAGGAGGTGCCCACTCCCCCAG GTTCCCTGTTGGAGGGATGGGTGAAGAAGCTGCTGTCTGACAGCGGCGACAGCGTGGAGGGGAGTGACACCGAGGCAGCCCCAG atccccctgcccagcccaagcAAGGAATCCCAGATGGCTACGACGATGTCCTGGATGTGCCCCAGGAGCCCCCTGATGCCAGCACTGGGGATATCTCCGAGGCAGTGGCACGGCAGAGGTGGATCTCTGTCCTCCCCACAG GTGGGATCTACTCCCCTCCAAGTCACCCAGGAGCCACCAGGGACCACTTGGAACAGATCCCTGGGCGCATGGACTATGATGATGttggcagcagcaccctggggacattgcCATGA